The genomic segment GTAGCCGGCGAAGCCCATCTTCACGATGACCTTGACCTCCTCATCGAGCCTGGCCTCGTACGCCTTTCTCGTCTCGTCGCGGGCCTCGGGCCTGCGCTGAGATATCGAGGCGAACCTCTGCTCCAGACCCTGCCTCGCCCTCGCCTCGAGATAGGTGGCTAGATCCTGTCCCTCGGGCGGCACGAACTTGGGGAAATGGTAGGTCTTGAAGTCGAAATCGAGGTTGAGCCTCTCCGCGATCGCCACCGTGTTGGAGAGCGCCTCGGGGCAGTGGGAGAAGAGCTCGGCCATCTCTTCCGGGCTCTTGAGATAGAACTCCTGGCTGCCGAGCCTCATGCGCTCCGGGTCGTCCAGGTTCTTGCCGGTCTGTATGCACAGGAGCGCGTCGTGCGCAGCCGCGTCCTTGCGCGTGATGTAGTGGACGTCGTTGGTGGCCACGAGCCCGATGCCGAGCTCGCCGCCCAGCTTTATCAGCCCCCCGTTCACCCCCTCCTGGTCAGGGAGGTTGTGATCCTGGAGCTCCAGGAAGAAGCGGTTTTCAGGGAATATGGCGGCCAACTCCTCTGCCGCACCCTTGGCCGCATCCCAGTTGCCCGCTGCCAGGGCCTGGGCGACCTCCCCTTTCAAACACCCGGAGAGCACGATCAGCCCCTTGCTGTGCTCGCGTAATATCTCTTTATCAATTCGAGGCTTATAATAGAACCCCTCTAAATAACTTGAACTGACCAGACGACACAGATTCCGATATCCCTCCCTGTTTTTGCACAACAGGGTGATGTGGGAGAGCGACCCCTCCTGTCCCAGGTTCCTCACGAGCCTCGACCCCTTGGTCAAAAGATAGGCCTCACAGCCTATGCAGGGCTTCACCCCTGCCTTGGAAAGGGTCTGATAGAACTCTATGGCGCCGAAGAGGTTGCCATGGTCGGTTATGGCCAGCGCCGGCATCTTGAGCTCCTTGGCGCGATTGGCCAAGGCCTCGATGGGAGCCGCCCCGTCGAGGAGGCTGTAAAAGGAGTGCACGTGCAGATGTACGAAATTGGAGTGATACACAGCCCTCTATTCCCATTCTATGGTTGCCGGCGGCTTTGACGAGATATCGTAGACCACGCGGTTGATGCCGCGGACCTCGTTGATGATCCGGTTCGAGACGCAGGCCAGGAGATCATGAGGGAGCCTGGCCCAGTCCGCGGTCATGCCGTCGCTCGAGTTGACCGCCCTGACCGCGACCACCTTCTCATACGTACGCTCGTCGCCCATGACCCCCACGGAGTTTATGGGAAGGAGGACGCAGAAGCTCTGCCACAGGGAGTTATACAGCCCGGCGGCCTTCACCTCCTGCATCAGGATCTCGTCCGCGTCGCGAAGGAGATCCAGCCTCTCCTTCGTCACCTCTCCGATTATCCGCACGGCGAGCCCCGGGCCGGGGAACGGCTGGCGCTGTATGATCTCAACAGGCAGTTTGAGTTCGCGGCCCACCTCGCGCACCTCGTCCTTGAAGAGCTCGCGGAACGGCTCTATGAGTTTAAGCCCCATCTTCTCCGGCAGGCCCCCGACGTTGTGATGGCTTTTGATCACGGCCGACGGCCCCTTGAACGAGACGGATTCGATCACGTCAGGATAGAGCGTCCCTTGCGCCAGGAACGCTACGCCCTCGATGCGCTTCGCCTCCTCCTCAAAGACCGCGATGAACTCGGCGCCGATCGCCTTGCGTTTCGCCTCCGGGTCCTCGATGCCGCTGAGCCTCTTGAGGAAGCGCTGCTCCGAGCGCGCCACGTCCAGGTTGATCTTGAAGGAGCCGCGGAAAAGCCTCTCGACCCTGTCCACCTCACCCTTGCGCAGAAGGCCGTTGTCCACGAATATGCAGAAGAGGCGATCCCCTATCGCCCTGTGCAGGAGCACGGCGGCGACCGAAGAGTCCACCCCGCCCGAGAGGCCGAGTATCACCTTGCCCTCTCCGACCTTCTCGCGGATCTCGCGGACCTGCGACTCGATGAAGGACTCCATGGTCCATGTGGGTTTACATTTGCAGATGGAGAGCACGAAGTTGCGGAGGAGAACGACGCCCTCAGGCGTGTGCACGACCTCGGGATGAAACTGCACGCCGATCAGCCGATTCGCCTCATCGGCCATGGCGGCAAAGGGCGAGTTGGCGCTGTGTGCGATCGCGCGGAACCCGGGAGGAAGTGCTTCAACCTTGTCGCCGTGGCTCATCCACACGGGCATGGGCCAGACCTTCACGCCTGCGAGAAACGGGTGCGACTCCTCGGCCTGGATCAGCGCGTGCCCGTACTCGCGCTTGGGGGACTTCTCGACCCTGCCGCCCAGGATGTGCGCC from the bacterium genome contains:
- the guaA gene encoding glutamine-hydrolyzing GMP synthase, whose product is MDPNRILILDFGSQYTQLIARRIREQKVYCEIWPCTWPIEKVRAFAPKGIVLSGSPASVTDAAAPKLDPEVLSLGLPVLGICYGMQSMAHILGGRVEKSPKREYGHALIQAEESHPFLAGVKVWPMPVWMSHGDKVEALPPGFRAIAHSANSPFAAMADEANRLIGVQFHPEVVHTPEGVVLLRNFVLSICKCKPTWTMESFIESQVREIREKVGEGKVILGLSGGVDSSVAAVLLHRAIGDRLFCIFVDNGLLRKGEVDRVERLFRGSFKINLDVARSEQRFLKRLSGIEDPEAKRKAIGAEFIAVFEEEAKRIEGVAFLAQGTLYPDVIESVSFKGPSAVIKSHHNVGGLPEKMGLKLIEPFRELFKDEVREVGRELKLPVEIIQRQPFPGPGLAVRIIGEVTKERLDLLRDADEILMQEVKAAGLYNSLWQSFCVLLPINSVGVMGDERTYEKVVAVRAVNSSDGMTADWARLPHDLLACVSNRIINEVRGINRVVYDISSKPPATIEWE